A genomic stretch from Lathyrus oleraceus cultivar Zhongwan6 chromosome 2, CAAS_Psat_ZW6_1.0, whole genome shotgun sequence includes:
- the LOC127121253 gene encoding uncharacterized protein LOC127121253 has translation MRHNAMTCKATTQDPNALKRKRKPKKGHVPTATDMPTANDMPTASDMPAPTATDMTVPTNVPVPTDPQPPTDMPVPTIMSQTGSSVAASITKQSRKRVEKKPIIKRRQSERIKLSWFKRPITGEGISSDKPITLPENEDIPTSK, from the exons atgcgacacaatGCTATGACTTGTAAGGCTACCACTCAGGATCCCAATGCACTTAAAAGAAAG AGAAAACCTAAAAAAGGACATGTGCCAACTGCAACTGATATGCCAACTGCAAATGATATGCCAACTGCATCTGATATGCCTGCCCCAACTGCAACTGATATGACTGTTCCAACAAATGTGCCTGTTCCAACTGATCCACAGCCTCCAACTGATATGCCTGTTCCAACTATTATGAGTCAAACAGGATCTAGTGTGGCTGCCTCAATCACAAAACAATCCAGAAAAAGGGTTGAAAAAAAACCTATCATCAAAAGAAGGCAAAGTGAGAGGATCAAGTTGAGTTGGTTTAAAAGACCCATAACAGGTGAAGGAATATCTAGTGACAAACCAATTACCCTACCAGAAAATGAAGACATACCCACTTCAAAATGA